A single window of Plutella xylostella chromosome 25, ilPluXylo3.1, whole genome shotgun sequence DNA harbors:
- the LOC119693723 gene encoding uncharacterized protein LOC119693723 isoform X1 — protein MCQGGRIIPTGWWCLVTLTLITLSQAHHLLKIEKNPGVLPVKRGHAYKQEDKWIIIKVLDLSDLYKDLVFNIDKYNEFSKLVDINKPNAYEFFDLRKQVDFLKEKAISKSGELTPTRRFKRGIINPLGSLIKVITGNLDNQDAIRYESLISQLKGNQIITDKKIMVISKMMDSFINSTETLHENTLTLDARFKKMEKLVKTIANKETSYIYSVYILSMFNMFLNNFRTIHTTIQEIETALAFSKLSVLHQSIVNSTELLSLLQSISKNANLMYPATLENLVNLEKTIIVKSYVKESQITFIMEVPLIDNNTYSYYQIYSLPIYNSSRNITQVIIPKHPYLLVKGSEYLPVQHPCEQLASDDQFLCTEDSTVLYSPPTCVEQLMKFSINYNACTPYAIDIETIKVQRIDSTSWILYAREKSMFSTQCQNDIIHQQIQGTYILTISNILCDYQLENFYLHHRQHYFTSLQYKALPIIDLPELPQDNVTTSRTVNVKGVNLDNLRQMYNTLQSEISENSENISMPTVQVKSVSLATLILYFLLIICAIGFSMYSYRVLIMSKLRNSRNQESSSNFDLGDGGVMNPQPLRVIQVRA, from the exons ATGTGTCAAGGCGGAAGGATTATACCGACCGGCTG GTGGTGTCTGGTCACCCTGACCCTGATCACGTTGAGCCAGGCCCATCATCTGCTCAAAATTGAGAAAAACCCAGGCGTACTACCCGTTAAACGAGGCCATGCTTATAAGCAGGAAGATAAGtggattattattaaagtgttAGATTTAAGCGACTTATACAAAGATTTAGTTTTTAACATAGATAAGTATAATGAGTTTTCTAAATTAGTAGATATAAACAAACCAAATGCATATGAGTTTTTCGATTTACGCAAACAGGTAGATTTCCTTAAAGAAAAGGCTATAAGTAAATCCGGAGAGCTAACGCCCACGCGTAGATTCAAACGAGGCATTATCAACCCCTTAGGATCACTGATTAAAGTTATTACAGGAAACCTGGATAATCAAGACGCTATTCGTTACGAGTCACTAATATCTCAGTTAAAGGGCAATCAGATTATTACAGATAAGAAAATTATGGTTATCTCCAAAATGATGGACAGTTTCATAAATAGTACTGAAACCTTACATGAAAATACTTTAACATTAGACGCACGTTTCAAAAAGATGGAAAAACTTGTAAAAACTATAGCAAATAAGGAAACCAGTTATATATACTcagtatacattttaagtatgtttaatatgttcttaaataattttcgAACCATTCATACTACTATACAAGAAATTGAAACTGCGTTGGCCTTCAGCAAATTGTCAGTATTACACCAAAGTATTGTGAACTCTACAGAATTATTATCTTTGTTACAATCTATTTCTAAAAATGCAAATTTAATGTACCCAGCAACTCTTGAAAATTTGGTTAATCTGGAAAAGACAATAATTGTTAAAAGCTATGTAAAAGAGAGTCAGATAACGTTCATAATGGAGGTACCcttaatagataataatacctatagctACTATCAAATATATTCACTACCTATATATAATAGCAGTCGCAATATAACCCAAGTAATTATTCCCAAACACCCCTACCTATTGGTGAAAGGTTCGGAATACCTGCCGGTCCAACACCCCTGCGAGCAGCTCGCCTCCGACGACCAGTTCCTGTGTACCGAGGATAGCACTGTCTTATACTCACCACCTACCTGTGTAGAACAGCtgatgaaatttagtataaattataatgccTGCACCCCATACGCTATAGATATAGAGACAATCAAAGTTCAACGGATTGACTCTACCAGCTGGATTTTATATGCACGAGAAAAATCCATGTTTTCCACTCAATGTCAGAATGATATAATACACCAACAGATACAAGGCACCTATATACTAACTATATCTAACATATTATGTGATTACCAGCTGGAGAATTTCTACCTACACCATAGACAACACTATTTTACTAGTCTACAGTACAAGGCGCTACCAATAATAGATCTACCAGAGCTTCCACAAGACAACGTGACTACATCCCGCACCGTGAACGTGAAGGGTGTCAATTTAGACAACCTACGACAGATGTATAACACTCTACAAAGTGAAATTAGTGAAAACAGTGAAAATATCTCAATGCCCACAGTGCAAGTGAAAAGTGTTAGCTTAGCAACCCTTATTCTGTATTTCTTGTTAATCATATGTGCCATTGGTTTTTCTATGTATAGTTATAGAGTATTGATAATGTCGAAGCTTCGAAATTCCCGGAATCAAGAATCTTCCAGTAATTTCGATCTTGGGGATGGAGGAGTTATGAACCCTCAACCCCTTAGAGTAATCCAAGTACGCGCCTAG
- the LOC119693723 gene encoding uncharacterized protein LOC119693723 isoform X2 — translation MPDQVGMESITLIPGEVLKIIPIFNGDKRILNLFLAKSEYIIERFRGNEAQDTYIMHAITSRLAGDAAALVSERQDIMHWDNFKELLVQHFGDPRNEECIAIELETLKINPNESYLDFCNRIQSVRSILISKVNRIEDANIKNSKIAIYTNTSLNVFLYNLPENMVRIVRLKAPATLEKALEIVLEEVNFHDQYVMRNKMTLPSSMVKSQNTLVTTPTQKLDAKLISYGQLQPTGLRPILPTGYTPRFNNSMAVQSFNNQPYGYRPQLGNSNPQIGYRPPQPQFGYKPPQFGYKPPQFGYKPPQFGYRPQFGMTTAQKFGNNNPQQIGYKPTVPTWNKPAAAPQHVYSNDVSMRTAPQRPNQGFKLNELCLYEEDQYQPNYYNPEQYVYLDDVPAEQVHHPDIEGGVWSP, via the exons atgccTGATCAGGTAGGCATGGAGAGTATAACGCTCATTCCGGGCGAAGTACTAAAGATCATACCCATCTTTAATGGGGATAAACgcatattaaatttgtttttggcTAAAAGCGAATATATTATAGAAAGATTTAGAGGTAATGAGGCCCAAGACACATATATCATGCATGCTATAACCAGTAGACTAGCAGGTGATGCTGCTGCCCTTGTAAGTGAGAGGCAGGATATTATGCACTGGGATAATTTTAAGGAATTACTCGTGCAACATTTTGGAGACCCGCGAAACGAAGAGTGTATTGCCATAGAATTagaaactctcaaaattaatCCTAACGAAAGCTATCTTGATTTTTGCAACAGGATCCAGTCAGTGCGttctattttaatttcaaaggtAAATAGAATCGAAGACGCgaacataaaaaatagtaaaattgCTATTTACACCAATACGTCACTCAACGTATTTTTGTATAATCTCCCCGAAAATATGGTGCGCATTGTTCGCCTTAAAGCCCCCGCTACTTTGGAAAAAGCATTGGAAATTGTATTGGAGGAGGTCAATTTCCACGATCAGTATGTTATGCGTAATAAAATGACTCTTCCTAGCTCTATGGTAAAGTCTCAGAACACACTAGTAACAACGCCCACACAAAAACTCGACGCAAAGCTTATCAGTTATGGCCAACTCCAGCCAACCGGCCTTAGACCGATATTACCCACCGGTTACACCCCTCGATTTAATAATAGTATGGCAGTCCAATCATTTAATAATCAACCCTATGGCTACAGGCCGCAGTTAGGGAACAGCAATCCACAAATTGGGTATAGGCCACCACAGCCACAATTTGGTTACAAGCCTCCGCAATTCGGATACAAACCCCCGCAGTTCGGATACAAACCCCCGCAGTTCGGCTATAGACCACAGTTTGGTATGACAACTGCACAAAAATTCGGAAATAATAATCCTCAACAAATTGGGTACAAACCCACAGTCCCTACTTGGAACAAGCCCGCGGCCGCACCACAGCATGTTTATTCAAACGATGTGTCGATGAGAACCGCACCTCAGAGACCTAACCagggttttaaattaaatgaactGTGCCTCTACGAAGAGGACCAATACCAACCAAATTATTACAACCCGGAGCAGTACGTCTACCTAGACGATGTACCTGCAGAACAAGTACATCATCCAGATATCGAAG GTGGTGTCTGGTCACCCTGA
- the LOC105386543 gene encoding uncharacterized protein LOC105386543 — protein MVPVKIYQHPETMSDSEYESVVSLPHTSKSKTAVAAPNKRKNNSAEPQRTNKKKKTSGTSKLDIFGILDEAENLASRAAPDNYPISSSFVSRVANGSVRKSLINDGEFYVELKVYNTLDAKTSKPEERWKKALFNLKLLTEQDGEPWQALQKFVREAHSVFGDCEPVYYSEKIHIK, from the exons ATGGTTCCTGTGAAAATCTATCAACATCCTGAAACAAT GTCTGACTCAGAATACGAAAGTGTCGTCTCGCTGCCGCACACATCCAAAAGCAAAACTGCAGTCGCGGCCCCGAACAAACGGAAGAATAACTCAGCAGAACCCCAAAG GActaataagaagaagaagaccaGTGGCACAAGCAAACTGGACATATTCGGGATTTTGGATGAAGCTGAAAACCTAGCAAGCAGAGCAGCGCCGGACAACTACCCTATATCGTCTAGCTTCGTGTCTCGCGTGGCCAACGGCTCCGTACGAAAGAGCTTAATTAACGACGGTGAATTTTATGTTGAGCTAAAAGTGTACAACACACTTGACGCTAAAACCTCTAAGCCTGAGGAACGGTGGAAAAAAGCCCTGTTCAATCTGAAACTGCTGACTGAGCAGGACGGCGAGCCGTGGCAGGCGCTGCAGAAGTTTGTCAGGGAAGCGCACTCCGTGTTCGGAGACTGCGAACCTGTTTACTATAGCGAAAAAATTCATATTAAGTAA